In Sesamum indicum cultivar Zhongzhi No. 13 linkage group LG8, S_indicum_v1.0, whole genome shotgun sequence, the sequence TGATTGCCGATGGCATTAGGGTCCTCCATGATCATGTCTACTTGTATTCAGCatcaaaatgaaagaattgCCAGCAAATGCAAATATTCATGAAAAAAGAAGGTATGTAAATTGTTAGTACAGTGAATGCAAGTTCACATTCGTGTTTTAACATTGAATGCAAATCTTCTATGAATGTCAGCTTTAACATTCAAGTACAAGAATTTACAAGGAAGGAATAGTTGAGAGAACAACTTCAAGTTTTCCCATTGCAGCAATTGACACCAGTACTATGCCTTCCATTGAAGTTCATATTTACCCGACTCAATCCCCATATGCGTATAGTACGATCATCACTTGCTGAAGCCAGCATATGTGGGTTAGTTGGGTTCCAGCTAACGCAGTTTACAGCCCCAGAATGTCCAGCCAAAGTCAATATGAGCTCTCCCGAGAGTCTGTGCCATATGTAAACCTACAAATAGTATCAAACTTAGAAATTACTTCAACAAGACAAGGTGGATATTTGAAACTTAATAGTATAACAATGTAACTTATGAGAACAATCATTAAACATAAACCAAATAAAATTCTACTAGAATAAAGTATTCCAACTACTTTCTGTAACAGAGTACCAGATAAACTTGCAGCAAAGGTAATATCGTATTTTCAGAGAAGCAGGATAAGAGTGTAAAATTGTTGGTTTGATCTCATTcacaaacaaggaaaaaaatttccaGCCTTTCAATCACTTTCTATGATTGCCAGAGTAAtgggagaaaaaaagaaggcaAGAAAGAATCAGTAAACACATTATACCTGCCAAGATCCTTTGGTTGATagaaatttcttgtttatgttaatatattatgCTTACTATGTTGCCATAAGCTTTTTGCAGATCAAGGTCCCCAAATTACAGCCTTGCCATTCCCTCACTTGACTCTGACTAACAAGGACCGACTGTTTATGGCAGTAGTGTATCTCAATCTCTTACCATAAAGAGCAGGAATAAGTCAATGCATGAATGATTCAACTTATACACATATGGGGACTCCAGCATGAAAGGTCAGTGTTGGATGATATTTTAGTATAAGCAAGGTAGACTGGCTGATATGTTATTGTGGTccttaaattcataaaatgaCAAGAAAAACCACAATTGCTTCAGTTTTTGCCTGAGAATATTATTGACAAAGATATCTGATTTACTTCCGAGATGTGACTAAGAGCATTCTACTTGACTTGAACCATAGAAAATGATCGGTAGATAAAAAGAacgaaaagaaaggaaaacaaaatattatgcaGGAAACCAAATAGATTATTCATGATCAATATGAGAAGAGAACAAAAATCACCTGCGAGTCCTCGCTCCCACTGGCGATAAATGCTTGATTTAATCCACCAAAACAAGACCTCACGATAAAACGAGAACGTTTGTGTCCTTTATATTTTGCCACCAGCTTTGCAGTGCCGTCTATATTCCAAAGATGGAGCTCTTCATTTGACAGGCTAATGAGCAAAAACTTTCTGTCCGAGGACAGTGcaaatgaaattattgtttGATCCTCTTCAATGAATTTCTCAGACTTTGTTTCCCATCCAAACAACAGTATTGTACTCTCTTTACAAACTGTTATAAGCTCTTTCCCATTAGCAGTAATACCCAAGTCTGCGATCCTACTAGTTTTCTGCCCTTTCCAACATTCTATTTCTTTCCCATCCTGATCCCACATGCTGATGCTTTTATCAGTAACACCAGAAAATATACTCTTTCCATCTGCAGCCCACCCACATGAGACCAAACCAAAACCACTTTTTTCATATACATGGAGGCACTCACCAGACGCAACATTCCAGCGTCTAACAGTCTCTTCTACTCCGCATGTAAGCAGTTCTAGATCATCAGGACTCCATGACACATAGTTGACAGGTTTCAGGTGGCCAGATAATTTGTGTTTCATGGAAACTTGGCCATCCACCTTAACCTACAAAAACCAACAGAATCATCGAGACACACCCAAAGGGACACACAATGTATGCAGCATATGTATTATCAAAAAGGTATGGATGGTTCAGAATGCATTTGAGATACCACACTATAAACACATACCATTGCACCTTGATCAACTCAAAGTAAGGCCTTTGACAAACATGCTTAACATTCAAAAGAATTTGGCCGTTTACTTCTACGAAAACATGTCGAAGACAAAGAGACTGCATCCATAACAATATTGCTATGCTTGGACAGTTCCTTGATGCATTTATCCTTTACTTGTTTTCTCTCCTATTCATGTAaacttttaattgataatacCAACAAGGAATAGAAAACAAGTTTTCTGTACACCACATCAAACTAGAAAAAGTATGAAGACAATCAGAAGATCGAGAACAGACCACGAAAGAAGTGTAAATGCATGAAACAGGATACTCGAATATTCTATTCAAGATACTTCACATTTAAAGTTGACagctatatataaaaataagatagagACTCTCAGGTGCAAACCATAGTAATGGACTTTAAACAAACACTAAATGCAAGATGAAATGTCAGAAAAGCAGTACTACCTCCCATATAATCACCAAACAATCACCAGATGTCGAGGCCAAGAATTTGCCATTGTGAGAAAATTCCAAGAACCAGACTTCATCACTATGTTCTCGTAATATCTGGAGGGGGTTCAAATAgcagaagaaaacaaatatcagAGTGATGAGCGAAAACAGTGGCTttcaacaaaaacataaacCAAATATCATCCTAATTATCCTCCGGGGATAGGGATATTCActgaagaatttgtgtgtctATAAAGAGGATGATATTAGGACGATTAGCCAATATCACTCTCTGTATTAATTGGCTCACAAATCAGAGGAGCAGAAATTCAATTAGAGTAgcaactaaattaattaatctgaTCCCTTTGGATCACGTGTTGGTGGAAATGCATCTCTCTTCCTCAAACCAGGGTGAGAGATAATGGACAGCCGATATGGACAATACTGACTCACTGTCTAGCTCAAAAATGGGGTGGTACATCAGTAAAGTTCAAATTAACCCTCAATTAAAGCAGAAATGTACCTAAAAGTGGCAAATGTATCAATTGAACCCTGAATTGGAGCATTCAGTCAGAATAACCTATAATAAAGATGTTAGGGTAAACCAGAAAACTGGGAAATTGGCAAACCCAGCCAAACACCAGTGCAAATGAACAGTTAAgggcccgtttggttgtgttttcattttcattttcagtttccaacaTTTGGAAATGGgtagaaatgctttattggtttttgtgcgaaaactgagaatatatttggattagttgtttccaaatataggtatataggtgtgagaatgttgaatataggtatatgtatttttgatgtgacagatgaccaaattgattgaatatgtgaaattataaaataatcaaagtgagtcttgccatttgaaataattttaattgatttgacataagaaaagacatgttgacaagataagacaagtatgacaaacccatgtgacctataatttcaaaaatttgagaattaaagtaggaatgcattctcaatgaaaatggcttgaccaaacaaaattccaactacccaaatagtgaaaagtggaaaaaatctcattgaaaacacaaccaaacagGCCCTAAGTCTCTCCCTCATCTTTCTGTCCTAGttgaaaaaatgaacaaaGGACTTCCACAACCGCTTCCTAAAAATATCCAAACCCATACAAAACAAACTAGTTACTGAACTTCTCTCACCCTGTCATTCCTAATTCTTCCCTTACTCCCAATGGCTTACACAATGATCTCTAGAAGCTCAATCTCCAGTTATATTTCTGTATAgctatttttcatatttccaTGTCAGGCTTATTTTCTTTAACAGCACCACTTAAGAAATTCAGAGAGTTCGAAGTTGGCGAGTATTGCTGTAAACTCAGATGAGATGACTCCAATTACTTAGTCGAGGTGTACTGACTATTTGGGAaaatctcatatatataatgcacAGTTTTTTTGCTTCacttttcttattcttttcgTCGGTCATGGTTGTTCTacgaaaataattatcaattctTAACTAAAAGCAATCATCATATACTCTGGTGGAACAATCTTGAACTGGTTGACACAGTCAACAG encodes:
- the LOC105167421 gene encoding WD repeat-containing protein 26; translation: MGGVEDDEPPSKRVKVSSGESGDLSNGLSVSEKGSCSLSDSMARLPASQEDDEVVGSKGVIKKVELVRIIAEALYSLGYSKTGARLEEESGIPLRSTLIDSFMQQILDGKWDESVATLHEINLMDETIVKLASFVILEQKFFELLDGDKVMDALKTLRIEIAPLCINDDRVRELSYFIVSPSLNLLEGTSGQESRIKSRKSLLGELQKLLPPTVMIPENRLVHLVEQALGFQTDACRFHNSSVGEMSLLTDHQCGRDQIPCQTLQILREHSDEVWFLEFSHNGKFLASTSGDCLVIIWEVKVDGQVSMKHKLSGHLKPVNYVSWSPDDLELLTCGVEETVRRWNVASGECLHVYEKSGFGLVSCGWAADGKSIFSGVTDKSISMWDQDGKEIECWKGQKTSRIADLGITANGKELITVCKESTILLFGWETKSEKFIEEDQTIISFALSSDRKFLLISLSNEELHLWNIDGTAKLVAKYKGHKRSRFIVRSCFGGLNQAFIASGSEDSQVYIWHRLSGELILTLAGHSGAVNCVSWNPTNPHMLASASDDRTIRIWGLSRVNMNFNGRHSTGVNCCNGKT